Proteins from a genomic interval of Coriobacteriia bacterium:
- the aspS gene encoding aspartate--tRNA ligase gives MLDARYSTRSHLAGPMRPEHVGERVVLAGWVHRRRDHGGLVFVDLRDRTGVVQCVFDPVDSGQAFVTAERVRPEWVVELTGTVRRRPEGTENPGMPTGEVEVLVSSARVLNTAETPPFEVEAGIDTDETTRLRYRYVDMRRPEVASALLLRDRVAQRFRKELERRGFVEVETPMLGKSTPEGARDFIVPSRLSPGRFYALPQSPQLFKQVLMVGGMERYYQIARCFRDEDLRADRQPEFTQVDLEMSFVTADDVIALTEDVLHEVLAEAGAAVPMPLPRLTHAEAMDRYGSDRPDTSFDVELACVTQVFGSTGFKVFRSALDAGGRVKAIVAPGAGDWPRSRIDALNTLAVEAGAAGLAWVALTSGGEVRSPIAKFLTDDEMAALREKAGAGAGDLLLMVAGAHDTANEVLGVLRLHVADELGLRGTGFHALWVVDFPMFVWDSEEERWDASHHPFTMPFESHLDRLEESPGDVLSHSYDLVIDGVEIGGGTIRIHDPELQRRVLSVLGLDPEEAEDKFGFLLEALSAGAPPHGGIALGFDRLVMLLAGARSIRDVIAFPKTSSGADPMTGAPDSVSRRQLKEAHIRVD, from the coding sequence ATGCTGGACGCACGGTATTCGACGCGCAGCCACCTGGCGGGGCCGATGCGCCCCGAGCACGTGGGCGAGAGGGTGGTGCTCGCGGGTTGGGTGCACCGCCGTCGCGACCACGGAGGGCTGGTCTTCGTCGACCTGCGGGACCGAACGGGCGTCGTCCAGTGCGTCTTCGATCCGGTCGACTCGGGCCAGGCGTTCGTCACCGCCGAGCGCGTGCGGCCCGAGTGGGTCGTCGAGCTCACGGGCACGGTCAGGCGCCGGCCCGAGGGCACGGAGAACCCGGGTATGCCCACCGGCGAGGTGGAGGTGCTCGTCTCCTCGGCGCGCGTGCTCAACACGGCCGAGACGCCTCCGTTCGAGGTCGAGGCCGGCATCGATACGGACGAGACGACGCGCCTGCGATACCGGTACGTCGACATGCGCCGCCCCGAGGTCGCGAGCGCGCTGCTGCTGCGCGACCGCGTCGCCCAGCGGTTCCGCAAGGAGTTGGAGCGGCGCGGCTTCGTGGAGGTCGAGACGCCGATGCTCGGCAAGTCCACGCCGGAGGGCGCGCGCGACTTCATCGTGCCCTCCCGCCTCAGCCCCGGCCGGTTCTACGCCCTTCCGCAGTCGCCGCAGCTGTTCAAACAGGTGCTGATGGTCGGCGGGATGGAGCGCTACTACCAGATCGCGCGCTGCTTCCGGGACGAGGACCTGCGCGCGGACCGGCAGCCCGAGTTCACGCAGGTCGACCTCGAGATGTCCTTCGTGACGGCGGACGACGTGATCGCGCTGACCGAGGACGTGCTGCACGAGGTGCTCGCCGAGGCCGGCGCGGCCGTGCCGATGCCGCTTCCGCGGCTCACGCACGCCGAGGCGATGGACCGGTACGGCTCCGACCGGCCAGACACCAGCTTCGATGTGGAGCTCGCGTGCGTCACGCAGGTCTTCGGCTCCACCGGGTTCAAGGTCTTCCGGAGCGCGCTGGACGCGGGTGGCCGCGTGAAGGCGATCGTGGCACCGGGGGCCGGGGACTGGCCGCGCTCGCGCATCGACGCGCTCAACACGCTGGCCGTCGAGGCCGGCGCCGCCGGGCTCGCGTGGGTGGCGCTGACCAGCGGGGGAGAGGTGAGGTCGCCCATCGCCAAGTTCCTCACCGACGACGAGATGGCGGCGTTGCGTGAGAAGGCCGGCGCCGGCGCCGGCGACCTGCTCCTGATGGTCGCCGGCGCGCACGACACGGCCAACGAGGTCCTCGGCGTGCTCCGGCTGCACGTCGCCGACGAGCTCGGCCTGCGCGGGACGGGCTTCCACGCGCTGTGGGTCGTCGACTTCCCGATGTTCGTCTGGGACTCCGAGGAGGAGCGCTGGGACGCCAGCCACCATCCGTTCACGATGCCGTTCGAGTCCCACCTGGACAGGCTCGAGGAGAGCCCCGGCGACGTGCTCTCGCACAGCTACGACCTCGTCATCGACGGGGTGGAGATCGGTGGGGGCACGATTCGCATCCACGATCCGGAGCTGCAGCGCCGCGTGCTGTCGGTCCTCGGCCTGGATCCCGAGGAGGCCGAGGACAAGTTCGGCTTCCTGCTCGAGGCGCTCTCGGCGGGCGCGCCGCCCCACGGGGGGATCGCCCTCGGTTTCGACCGGCTGGTGATGCTGCTGGCGGGCGCACGTTCGATCCGCGACGTCATCGCCTTCCCCAAGACCTCCTCGGGAGCGGACCCGATGACCGGCGCGCCCGACTCGGTCTCGAGACGGCAGCTAAAGGAAGCGCACATCCGCGTCGATTGA
- a CDS encoding ATP-binding protein, translating to MSDRVVLSVPPKGEFAKTVRMTAAALGSRIGMTFDEVDDMRIAAEEAFVYACDRASAGVPVDIAFEMGSDALEMLVGPIPAGAGDGDDREGSRYASFILESVADEFEMLAEEVGSYVRVVKRAGRTEGSRG from the coding sequence ATGTCGGATCGAGTCGTGTTGTCAGTGCCCCCGAAGGGGGAGTTCGCCAAGACCGTGCGCATGACCGCCGCCGCCCTGGGGAGCAGGATCGGCATGACCTTCGACGAGGTGGACGACATGCGCATCGCCGCCGAGGAGGCCTTCGTGTACGCCTGCGACCGCGCCTCGGCCGGGGTCCCGGTCGACATAGCGTTCGAGATGGGATCGGACGCGCTCGAGATGCTCGTCGGCCCGATCCCGGCCGGCGCCGGAGACGGCGACGACCGCGAGGGGTCCCGCTACGCCTCGTTCATCCTCGAGTCGGTGGCCGACGAGTTCGAGATGCTGGCGGAGGAGGTGGGCAGCTACGTTCGGGTGGTGAAGCGAGCGGGCCGGACGGAGGGGTCACGTGGCTAG
- a CDS encoding replication-associated recombination protein A has protein sequence MDDLFSDAVDEAARRNAPLAVRMRPASLAEFVGQDDVLGPGTWLRSAIESDTLTSLILYGPPGSGKTSLARVIAATTRASFTELTAVSSGVADVRRAIDEARERLGMTGQRTILFIDEIHRFSRSQQDALLHAVEDGIVVLVGATTENPFFEVNSPLISRSRIVELRALSDDEVRAIVLRALTDERGLAGTVRATPEAVERLVVTAGGDARIALTSLELAGAIAPAGADGAREVGIEEVAEATATRTLTYDKTGDVHYDVVSAFIKSMRGSDPDAAVYWLARMVHGGEDPKFIARRMLIFAAEDVGNADPRAVLVAHAAVKAAEFIGWPEARINLAQAAAYLALAPKSNAAIVAIDSALAEVREGPARPVPDHLRDRHRPGADRYPAYRYPHDCPDARVEQQYLPDGLVGRRFWRSGERGWEARRAEEPGGGSRPAPPGGGRVDDGGV, from the coding sequence ATGGACGACCTCTTCTCGGATGCAGTGGACGAAGCAGCGCGGCGCAACGCGCCGCTGGCCGTGCGCATGCGCCCCGCCTCGCTCGCCGAGTTCGTGGGGCAGGACGACGTGCTGGGGCCCGGCACCTGGCTCCGCAGCGCCATCGAGTCCGACACCCTGACCTCGCTCATCCTGTACGGACCTCCCGGGTCGGGCAAGACGAGCCTCGCTCGGGTCATCGCCGCGACCACCCGGGCGAGCTTCACGGAACTGACCGCGGTCTCCTCCGGCGTGGCCGACGTGCGCCGCGCGATAGATGAGGCCCGCGAGCGGCTGGGGATGACGGGTCAGCGGACGATCCTGTTCATCGACGAGATCCACCGCTTCTCGCGTTCCCAGCAAGACGCGCTGCTGCATGCCGTGGAGGACGGCATCGTCGTGCTCGTCGGCGCCACCACCGAGAACCCGTTCTTCGAGGTGAACTCCCCCCTGATCAGCCGCTCCCGGATCGTCGAGTTGCGCGCCTTGTCCGACGACGAGGTGCGCGCGATCGTGCTGCGCGCGCTCACCGACGAGCGGGGGCTCGCGGGGACGGTCCGCGCGACGCCGGAGGCCGTGGAACGGCTGGTCGTGACCGCGGGAGGGGACGCCCGCATCGCGCTCACCTCGCTGGAGCTCGCCGGGGCGATCGCCCCGGCGGGAGCGGACGGCGCGCGGGAGGTCGGGATCGAGGAGGTGGCCGAGGCCACCGCGACCCGTACGCTCACGTACGACAAGACCGGGGACGTCCACTACGACGTCGTCTCCGCCTTCATCAAGTCGATGCGCGGGAGCGACCCCGACGCGGCGGTGTACTGGCTCGCCCGTATGGTGCACGGGGGCGAGGACCCCAAGTTCATCGCCCGCCGGATGCTGATCTTCGCCGCCGAGGACGTGGGCAACGCGGACCCGCGGGCGGTGCTGGTGGCCCATGCGGCGGTGAAGGCGGCCGAGTTCATCGGCTGGCCCGAGGCGCGTATCAACCTGGCTCAAGCCGCCGCCTACCTCGCGCTGGCGCCCAAGAGCAACGCGGCCATCGTGGCGATAGACTCGGCGCTCGCCGAGGTGCGGGAGGGGCCCGCGAGGCCCGTGCCGGACCACCTGCGCGACCGTCACCGCCCGGGAGCGGACCGGTACCCCGCGTACCGTTACCCGCACGACTGTCCGGATGCCCGCGTCGAGCAGCAGTACCTGCCCGACGGGCTCGTGGGGCGGCGCTTCTGGCGGTCCGGCGAACGCGGCTGGGAGGCCCGGCGGGCCGAGGAGCCCGGCGGCGGGAGCCGGCCGGCTCCGCCTGGCGGCGGGCGCGTCGACGACGGCGGGGTCTGA
- a CDS encoding SigB/SigF/SigG family RNA polymerase sigma factor, whose product MARRARQQSRKLSWDKAHTKELFRRYRLHGDEDARDELITMYLNLVKYLASRFRNRGEPIEDLVQVGTIGLIKAIDRFDIDREVEFTTYATPTIIGELKRYFRDKGWAIKVPRRLQELSFRVNQAMDQLTQREQRSPTIEEIAEHLEVSSEEVLEALETSEAYNFVSLEGDRNTDGADSFSILEYIGKDDHLMAVVDDRTTLAAALKDLTAQEQRVLYLRFFQGLTQTEIAKQLDISQMQVSRLLRRTLRVLRENIVHEA is encoded by the coding sequence GTGGCTAGACGCGCCCGTCAGCAGTCCAGGAAGCTCTCCTGGGACAAGGCGCATACCAAGGAGCTGTTCAGACGGTACCGGCTGCATGGCGACGAGGACGCACGCGACGAGCTGATCACGATGTACCTCAACCTCGTGAAGTACCTCGCCAGCCGCTTCCGCAACCGCGGGGAGCCGATCGAGGACCTGGTGCAGGTCGGCACGATCGGGCTCATCAAGGCGATCGACCGGTTCGACATCGACCGCGAGGTCGAGTTCACTACGTACGCGACGCCGACGATCATCGGCGAGCTGAAGCGATACTTCCGCGACAAGGGCTGGGCGATCAAGGTGCCGCGGCGGCTGCAGGAGCTGTCCTTCCGCGTGAACCAGGCGATGGACCAGCTCACACAGCGTGAGCAGCGCTCCCCGACGATCGAGGAGATCGCCGAGCATCTGGAGGTCAGCTCCGAGGAGGTCCTGGAGGCGCTCGAGACGTCCGAGGCGTACAATTTCGTCTCGCTGGAGGGCGACCGCAACACCGACGGCGCCGACTCGTTCAGCATCCTGGAGTACATCGGCAAGGACGACCACCTGATGGCGGTGGTGGACGACCGCACGACGCTCGCAGCAGCGCTCAAGGACCTCACCGCGCAGGAGCAGCGCGTGCTCTACCTGCGTTTCTTCCAAGGCCTCACCCAGACCGAGATAGCGAAGCAGCTCGACATCTCCCAGATGCAGGTCTCACGGCTTCTGCGCCGGACGCTGCGGGTGCTGCGAGAGAACATCGTGCACGAGGCGTGA
- the alaS gene encoding alanine--tRNA ligase, with the protein MDSSRIRESFLSFFEGKGARRLPSSSLVPDDASLLLTTAGMVQFKPVFLGLRELGFGRAATVQKCVRTTDIDIIGTTGRHHSFFEMLGNFSFGDYFKSEACAWAYEYSVDVLGLDPERLWYSIFEEDDEAEGVWVREVGVPPERVVRMGAKDNFWSAGPTGPCGPCSELYYDQGEEVGCGLDTCGPGCDCDRFLEYWNLVFMQYDRTEDGTLEPLPKKNIDTGMGLERLASILQGVTSNFETDVLRAVMRVAEDVSGTAYGAGERSDVSLRIITDHARAVTFLIADGVLPANEGRGYVLRRLLRRAVRHGRLLGVEEEFLGGLTDKVVELMGDAYPEIVEQHALISRIVESEETRFGSTLRQGMAFLEDAIARAKEAGSWTFDGRVAFALHDTYGFPVELTAEIVAEAGLQIDMEAFDAEMTAQRERGRAAVRDEGWTGFGSVFAGIAAAAPEPLQFVGYEADEAEATVIGIVAEGRPVERIGAGTAAEVVLDVTPFYGEQGGQVGDSGYLAGEGSRFEVGDARLPVEGVTAHVGKAVEGELAVGDRVHAGIDVLRRERIRRNHTATHLLHWALRLVLGEHVRQAGSHVGPERMRFDYTHFEAPTREQLDKVERLVNAKIMEAHPVRAYETSLRSAKEAGVTALFGEKYGEFVRVLEIGSFSKELCGGTHVAATTEIGLLKIVSESSIGANTRRIEAVTSFDALEAMRAEEDVLRRAAEELRCRPQEVADRVEAVLRRAKEAEAALTEAKRRGASGEVDELAAGALDAGYPVVVARVSAAGARELRDLSDQIRARLGGGAVVLASESDGGALLLAAGSDDAVGAGFDAGAVIRAMAPAVGGGGGGKPAMAQAGGKDPAGIEEALRIAREALGGG; encoded by the coding sequence GTGGATTCCTCCCGCATCCGTGAGAGCTTCCTGAGCTTCTTCGAGGGCAAGGGCGCGCGGCGGCTGCCGAGCTCCTCGCTCGTGCCCGACGACGCTTCGCTGCTGCTGACCACCGCCGGCATGGTGCAGTTCAAGCCGGTCTTCCTCGGCTTGCGCGAGCTGGGTTTCGGCCGCGCCGCCACCGTGCAGAAGTGCGTGCGCACCACCGACATCGACATCATCGGTACCACCGGGCGCCACCACAGCTTCTTCGAGATGCTCGGCAACTTCAGCTTCGGCGACTACTTCAAGAGCGAGGCGTGCGCCTGGGCCTACGAGTACAGCGTGGACGTGCTGGGGCTCGACCCGGAGCGGCTGTGGTACTCGATCTTCGAGGAGGACGACGAGGCCGAGGGGGTCTGGGTCCGGGAGGTCGGTGTGCCTCCCGAGCGCGTGGTGCGCATGGGAGCCAAGGACAACTTCTGGTCCGCCGGACCGACGGGGCCCTGCGGCCCATGCTCGGAGCTCTACTACGATCAGGGTGAGGAGGTCGGGTGCGGGCTGGACACGTGCGGGCCGGGCTGCGACTGCGACCGGTTCCTCGAGTACTGGAACCTCGTGTTCATGCAGTACGACCGCACCGAGGACGGCACGCTGGAGCCGCTGCCCAAGAAGAACATCGACACCGGCATGGGCCTGGAGCGGCTCGCCTCCATACTGCAGGGCGTCACCTCGAACTTCGAGACCGACGTCCTGCGGGCGGTGATGCGGGTGGCCGAGGACGTGTCGGGCACGGCCTACGGCGCGGGCGAGCGCTCTGACGTCTCGCTGCGCATCATCACCGATCACGCCCGCGCCGTGACGTTCCTGATCGCCGACGGGGTGCTGCCCGCCAACGAGGGACGCGGCTACGTGCTCCGGCGCCTGCTGCGCAGGGCGGTGCGCCATGGGCGGCTGCTGGGGGTCGAGGAGGAGTTCCTCGGCGGGCTGACGGACAAGGTCGTCGAGCTCATGGGCGACGCGTACCCCGAGATCGTGGAGCAGCACGCGCTGATATCGCGGATCGTCGAGAGCGAGGAGACGCGGTTCGGCTCCACGCTGCGGCAGGGGATGGCCTTCCTGGAGGACGCGATAGCCCGAGCCAAGGAGGCGGGGAGCTGGACGTTCGACGGGCGCGTGGCGTTCGCCCTGCACGACACGTACGGCTTCCCCGTCGAGCTCACCGCCGAGATCGTCGCCGAGGCGGGCCTGCAGATCGACATGGAGGCGTTCGACGCCGAGATGACGGCGCAGCGCGAGCGCGGCAGGGCGGCCGTGCGCGACGAGGGCTGGACCGGGTTCGGCAGCGTCTTCGCCGGCATAGCCGCGGCCGCGCCCGAACCGCTGCAGTTCGTCGGGTACGAGGCCGACGAGGCGGAAGCGACGGTGATAGGCATCGTGGCCGAAGGCCGCCCTGTCGAGCGTATCGGGGCGGGGACCGCCGCCGAGGTCGTGCTCGACGTGACGCCGTTCTACGGCGAGCAGGGCGGTCAGGTGGGGGACAGCGGATACCTCGCCGGCGAGGGCTCGCGCTTCGAGGTCGGAGACGCCCGTCTGCCCGTGGAAGGGGTGACGGCGCACGTAGGCAAGGCGGTCGAAGGCGAGCTGGCGGTCGGCGACCGCGTGCACGCCGGGATCGACGTGCTGCGCCGCGAGCGCATCAGGCGCAACCACACCGCCACCCACCTGCTGCATTGGGCGCTGCGCCTGGTGCTCGGCGAGCACGTCCGGCAGGCGGGCTCCCACGTGGGCCCGGAGAGGATGCGCTTCGACTACACCCACTTCGAGGCGCCCACCCGCGAGCAGCTCGACAAGGTCGAGCGGCTCGTGAACGCCAAGATCATGGAGGCGCACCCCGTGCGCGCGTACGAGACCTCGCTGCGCTCCGCGAAGGAGGCGGGCGTGACGGCGCTCTTCGGCGAGAAGTACGGGGAGTTCGTGCGGGTGCTGGAGATAGGCTCCTTCTCCAAGGAGCTGTGCGGCGGCACTCACGTCGCCGCCACGACCGAGATCGGGTTGCTCAAGATCGTCTCCGAGAGCTCGATCGGCGCGAACACCCGCCGCATCGAGGCCGTCACGAGCTTCGACGCGCTGGAGGCGATGCGCGCCGAGGAGGACGTGCTCCGCCGTGCCGCCGAGGAGTTGCGTTGCCGGCCGCAGGAGGTCGCCGACCGGGTGGAAGCCGTCCTGCGCCGGGCCAAGGAGGCCGAAGCGGCGCTGACGGAGGCGAAGCGCCGCGGGGCCAGCGGCGAGGTCGACGAGTTGGCCGCAGGGGCGCTCGACGCCGGTTACCCCGTGGTGGTGGCCCGAGTATCGGCCGCGGGCGCCAGGGAGCTGCGCGACCTCTCCGACCAGATCCGAGCCCGGCTCGGCGGAGGAGCGGTCGTGCTGGCCTCCGAGTCCGACGGCGGCGCGC
- a CDS encoding AI-2E family transporter — protein sequence MALPVTAEDRWRGLLVATWALIGLGLILSAAFWLVWRISGALTPFVIAFVFVLVLRAPVNRLQASGMPRVVAVAVCYLLGATVLALFGALIFPPLVSQLSQFAAEAPSYYTALQEFVSGLFDRYQALAMPDWVEPFVENATRTVGNQLVAWSSSLANFLLAAGSGTVGFLFNLVLALVVGFFLLRDLPSMREELLNLFGKRRRVEAQTVYVRVITVLGGYLRGQLIIASIVGVLTTLGLWIVGVPYALVIGIVAGVFNIIPYFGPIVGGVLAAISSGFAIAAGASPWLLFWAVVVVFVVQQLESTFLAPRIMSEQVDLHPVLVIFSLLVGGTLFGFVGLLLAIPVAAVAKGLFVYYFEKHTSETLITERGAIFGQGRRSRAGERGEAPPVDGPEGESAGSRGGPDAGPAIHGAEADSETRRDGPSADEESE from the coding sequence ATGGCGCTCCCGGTGACGGCCGAGGACCGTTGGCGCGGGCTGTTGGTCGCGACGTGGGCCCTCATCGGGCTCGGTCTCATCCTGTCCGCCGCCTTCTGGCTCGTCTGGCGCATCTCCGGCGCGCTCACGCCCTTCGTCATCGCGTTCGTGTTCGTGCTCGTGCTGCGCGCTCCGGTCAACCGGCTGCAGGCGTCGGGGATGCCCCGCGTCGTCGCGGTGGCCGTGTGCTACCTGCTCGGCGCCACGGTGCTGGCGCTCTTCGGCGCGCTGATCTTCCCGCCGCTGGTCTCCCAGCTCAGCCAGTTCGCCGCCGAGGCGCCGTCCTACTACACCGCCCTCCAGGAGTTCGTGAGCGGGCTGTTCGACAGGTACCAGGCGCTCGCGATGCCCGACTGGGTCGAGCCGTTCGTGGAGAACGCGACCCGTACCGTGGGGAACCAGCTCGTGGCGTGGTCCTCGTCGCTGGCGAACTTCCTGCTGGCCGCAGGCAGCGGGACCGTCGGCTTCCTGTTCAACCTCGTGCTCGCCCTGGTCGTCGGCTTCTTCCTGCTGCGGGACCTGCCCTCGATGCGCGAGGAGCTGCTCAACCTCTTCGGGAAGCGGCGGCGAGTCGAGGCACAGACGGTGTACGTCCGGGTCATCACCGTCCTGGGCGGGTACCTCCGCGGGCAGCTCATCATCGCGTCGATCGTCGGGGTGCTGACCACGCTCGGCCTGTGGATCGTCGGCGTGCCGTACGCGCTCGTGATAGGCATCGTCGCCGGCGTGTTCAACATCATCCCGTACTTCGGCCCGATCGTCGGAGGCGTGCTGGCCGCCATCTCGTCCGGGTTCGCGATCGCCGCGGGAGCGTCGCCGTGGCTGCTGTTCTGGGCTGTCGTGGTGGTGTTCGTCGTTCAGCAGCTGGAGAGCACCTTCCTGGCCCCGCGCATAATGTCCGAGCAGGTCGACCTCCATCCGGTCCTCGTGATATTCTCCTTGCTCGTCGGTGGGACGCTCTTCGGCTTCGTGGGCCTGCTGCTGGCCATCCCGGTCGCGGCTGTGGCCAAGGGGCTGTTCGTCTACTACTTCGAGAAGCACACGAGCGAGACCCTCATCACGGAACGGGGCGCCATCTTCGGTCAGGGCAGGAGGTCCCGCGCCGGCGAGCGGGGTGAGGCGCCCCCCGTCGACGGCCCCGAGGGTGAGTCCGCCGGGTCTCGGGGCGGGCCCGACGCCGGACCCGCGATCCACGGCGCGGAGGCCGACAGCGAGACCCGCCGGGACGGGCCGAGCGCCGACGAGGAGAGCGAGTAG